One segment of Candidatus Aminicenantes bacterium DNA contains the following:
- a CDS encoding DUF1049 domain-containing protein: MKAKLILFMVAVAFVVLFVLQNTTVVEIHFLLWSLSMSRALVVVVFVAVGVAIGWLLRSNITFKKIGR, from the coding sequence ATGAAAGCCAAACTGATATTGTTCATGGTCGCCGTCGCCTTCGTCGTATTGTTTGTGCTGCAGAACACCACGGTGGTGGAAATTCACTTTCTGCTGTGGTCGTTGTCCATGTCGCGCGCGCTGGTGGTCGTGGTCTTTGTGGCCGTGGGCGTGGCCATCGGCTGGCTGTTGCGCAGCAACATCACTTTTAAAAAAATCGGTCGATGA